The Lutibacter sp. Hel_I_33_5 genome has a window encoding:
- a CDS encoding mannosyltransferase, producing MIFFKKYKDVLLILLSSVLYFFVAYFLDRTNFYQLLFLWFSLFFCFYFLIKNKKIDVSTLIGLTILFRLIFLFSIPNLSQDFYRFIWDGRMIFEGFNPYLSLPQTFIEQQKYPIDEAINLYNGMGESNGSHYTNYPPINQLCFLIAAIIGSKSIFASVITMRLLIILADIGILYYGSKLLEKLQLNPRNIFWYALNPFIIIELTGNLHFEPVMLFFLILSLYKLHQQKWIWAAIFLGCSVSIKLIPLLFLPLFYQWFVKRNVIANEMKQSLFNNEIISSETLHNDNLKFSFNGLIKLFTFYLIILTTILILFLPFYSSEFINNYANSVSLWFRNFEFNASFYYVFREIGYLFRGYNEIAIIGKIAPILTILFLLIITFFRKNTSTKQLITALLFGLSFYYFTTTTMHPWYLATLIILSIFTKYRFPIIWSLVIIFSYQAYANNPWKENLWFVLLEYIFVYGFLIWELKKQKLIKSS from the coding sequence ATGATTTTTTTTAAAAAATATAAAGATGTTCTTTTAATACTTTTAAGCTCCGTTTTATATTTTTTTGTAGCGTATTTCTTAGACAGAACTAATTTCTACCAGTTACTTTTTTTATGGTTTTCACTGTTTTTTTGTTTTTACTTTTTAATAAAGAATAAAAAAATTGACGTTTCAACTCTAATAGGTTTAACCATTTTATTTCGGTTAATATTTTTGTTTTCTATCCCAAACCTATCACAAGATTTTTATAGATTTATATGGGATGGAAGAATGATTTTTGAAGGATTTAATCCCTATTTAAGTTTACCACAAACTTTTATAGAGCAACAAAAGTATCCAATTGATGAAGCCATTAATTTATACAATGGTATGGGAGAGTCCAACGGAAGTCATTACACCAATTACCCACCAATAAATCAACTATGTTTTTTAATTGCTGCAATTATTGGCAGTAAAAGTATTTTTGCTTCAGTAATTACTATGAGGTTATTAATTATTCTAGCCGATATTGGTATTTTATATTATGGTTCTAAATTGTTAGAAAAGCTACAATTAAATCCAAGAAATATATTTTGGTATGCGCTCAATCCATTTATTATTATTGAACTAACAGGTAATTTACATTTTGAACCTGTTATGTTGTTCTTTTTAATATTGAGTTTATACAAATTACATCAACAAAAATGGATATGGGCTGCGATATTTTTAGGATGCTCCGTTTCTATAAAACTGATTCCATTGTTATTTTTACCGTTGTTTTATCAATGGTTTGTTAAGAGAAACGTCATTGCGAATGAAATGAAGCAATCTCTTTTTAATAATGAGATTATTTCGTCGGAAACTCTTCACAATGACAATCTAAAATTTTCATTTAATGGCTTAATAAAACTATTCACTTTTTATCTTATCATTTTAACTACAATACTAATTTTATTCCTTCCTTTTTATTCATCAGAATTTATTAATAACTATGCTAACTCTGTAAGTCTATGGTTTAGAAATTTTGAATTCAATGCTAGTTTTTATTATGTATTTAGGGAAATTGGATATCTATTTAGAGGCTATAATGAAATTGCTATTATTGGTAAAATAGCGCCAATACTCACTATCCTTTTTTTATTAATTATTACTTTTTTCAGAAAAAACACTTCAACTAAACAATTAATAACCGCACTATTATTTGGATTATCTTTTTACTACTTTACAACCACAACAATGCATCCTTGGTATTTAGCTACCTTAATTATTTTATCTATTTTCACAAAATATCGTTTTCCAATAATTTGGAGTTTAGTTATTATTTTTAGTTACCAAGCATACGCCAATAATCCTTGGAAAGAAAACCTTTGGTTTGTTCTTTTAGAATACATTTTTGTTTATGGATTCCTAATTTGGGAGCTTAAAAAGCAAAAATTAATAAAAAGTTCATAA
- a CDS encoding cellulose synthase family protein: protein MIVIDYVIITIYTIALVLILMYAIAQLNLLFNYLKASKKVDSSPKLDFNNAKEIPFVTIQLPVYNELYVMERLLDNIALLKYPKEKLEIQVLDDSTDESILSTEKHIKRLKETGLDIVHIRRQNREGFKAGALKEGLKIAKGEFIAIFDADFLPKPCWLEKTVPYFKDSEIGVVQTRWGHINRNYSTLTKIQAFALDAHFTLEQVGRNSKGHFINFNGTAGVWRKECIYDAGNWEGDTLTEDLDLSYRAQLKKWKFKYLEKVETPAELPVVISAARSQQFRWNKGGAENFQKMLKRILTSKTMSFKTKIHGLLHLLNSSMFTCIFIVAVLSIPMLYIKNEYEHLKMYFIVMSFFVISTIIFFVCYWFMYKNSYGGGFLNFIKYIGAFFSFFSIAMGFSLHNTIAVLEGHFGKKSEFVRTPKFNIKNLKDGWKNNIYIRKKVSPHVILEGLLALYFAFGMYSAFIVGKQGGDFGLFPFHLMLFAGFGYVFFKSIFSKA, encoded by the coding sequence ATGATTGTTATCGATTACGTTATTATAACTATATATACTATTGCATTAGTATTAATTCTAATGTATGCTATTGCTCAATTAAATTTACTTTTCAACTATTTAAAAGCAAGTAAAAAAGTTGACAGTTCTCCTAAACTTGACTTCAATAACGCAAAAGAAATTCCTTTTGTAACCATTCAACTTCCCGTTTATAACGAGTTGTATGTTATGGAGCGTTTATTGGATAATATTGCATTATTAAAATACCCGAAAGAGAAATTAGAGATTCAGGTTCTAGATGATTCTACAGACGAATCTATTTTATCCACAGAAAAACACATAAAAAGGTTAAAAGAAACTGGTTTAGATATTGTACATATCCGAAGACAAAACCGAGAAGGCTTTAAGGCTGGTGCTTTAAAAGAAGGTTTAAAAATTGCAAAAGGTGAATTTATTGCCATTTTTGATGCTGATTTCTTACCAAAACCATGTTGGTTAGAAAAAACTGTCCCTTATTTTAAAGATTCAGAAATTGGAGTTGTTCAAACACGTTGGGGACATATCAACAGAAATTATTCTACACTTACAAAAATTCAAGCTTTTGCTTTGGATGCCCATTTTACTTTAGAACAAGTTGGCAGAAATAGTAAAGGGCATTTCATCAACTTTAATGGAACCGCTGGGGTTTGGCGTAAAGAATGTATTTACGATGCTGGAAATTGGGAAGGAGATACTTTAACTGAAGATTTAGATTTAAGTTATAGAGCACAATTAAAAAAGTGGAAATTTAAATACTTAGAAAAAGTAGAAACACCAGCTGAATTACCTGTAGTGATAAGTGCTGCAAGATCTCAACAATTCAGATGGAATAAAGGAGGCGCAGAGAATTTTCAAAAAATGTTAAAGAGAATTCTGACCAGTAAAACCATGTCTTTTAAAACTAAGATTCACGGACTTTTACATTTATTAAACAGCTCTATGTTTACTTGCATTTTTATTGTAGCAGTTTTAAGTATACCTATGCTCTATATAAAAAACGAATATGAACACTTAAAAATGTACTTTATTGTGATGAGCTTTTTTGTAATCAGCACAATCATTTTCTTTGTTTGTTATTGGTTTATGTATAAGAATAGTTATGGTGGTGGTTTTTTAAATTTTATAAAATATATTGGTGCTTTCTTTTCTTTTTTCTCTATTGCAATGGGCTTTTCCTTACACAATACAATAGCAGTTTTGGAAGGTCATTTTGGTAAAAAAAGTGAATTTGTAAGAACACCAAAATTCAATATTAAAAATCTAAAGGATGGCTGGAAAAACAATATATATATTCGTAAAAAAGTCTCTCCACATGTAATTCTTGAAGGTTTATTAGCGTTGTATTTTGCATTCGGAATGTACAGTGCATTTATAGTTGGCAAACAAGGTGGAGACTTTGGTTTATTCCCTTTTCATTTGATGCTTTTTGCTGGGTTTGGTTACGTCTTTTTTAAATCTATCTTTTCTAAAGCTTAA
- a CDS encoding glycosyltransferase family 2 protein has protein sequence MKSIIKVIIPAYNEQDSIANVINDIPSIVDEIIVISNNSTDKTEENAQNAGATVLSENRKGYGYACLKGMDYIARNDSSQHPDIIVFLDGDYSDYPEQLTELVSPIIKKDIDFVIGSRVKRLRESNSMTPQQVFGNWLATFLMKLFFGAKFTDLGPFRAIKYNKLIALNMEDKTYGWTVEMQLKVLKQKMTYKEIPVKYRNRIGVSKVSGTVKGTIFAGIKILSWIFKYSFK, from the coding sequence ATGAAATCAATAATAAAGGTTATTATTCCTGCTTATAATGAGCAAGATTCTATTGCAAATGTTATTAATGATATTCCCTCAATTGTTGATGAAATTATAGTTATCAGTAATAATTCTACCGATAAAACAGAAGAAAATGCCCAAAATGCTGGTGCAACAGTTTTATCCGAAAATAGAAAAGGATACGGATATGCGTGTCTAAAAGGAATGGATTATATAGCGCGAAATGACTCCTCTCAGCATCCAGATATTATCGTTTTTTTAGATGGTGATTATTCAGATTATCCAGAGCAATTAACAGAACTAGTAAGTCCTATCATAAAAAAAGACATTGATTTTGTTATTGGTTCGCGTGTTAAACGACTACGTGAAAGTAATTCTATGACACCTCAACAAGTTTTTGGAAATTGGTTAGCAACTTTTTTAATGAAACTTTTTTTTGGAGCTAAGTTTACAGATTTAGGTCCTTTTAGAGCGATTAAATACAACAAACTTATTGCTCTAAACATGGAAGACAAAACCTATGGATGGACAGTAGAAATGCAGTTAAAAGTTTTAAAACAAAAAATGACTTATAAAGAAATACCTGTAAAATACAGAAATAGAATTGGCGTTTCTAAAGTTTCTGGAACCGTAAAAGGAACTATATTTGCAGGAATAAAAATTTTAAGTTGGATTTTTAAATATAGTTTCAAATGA
- a CDS encoding toxin-antitoxin system YwqK family antitoxin, which produces MKSKFSILIFLICFSLFSQKKYKKTYFKNGNVKEEGWVENNNKVAYWKFYHKNGSLKKEGHFKNNIETNYWYFYKKNSTKEKEGHYKKGKQQNWWLFYDESGFVNHKCQLKNNQKNGYCLLYKKQKLIKALKFKNGKKVKEWTNFSSFKNENNLKDLN; this is translated from the coding sequence ATGAAAAGTAAATTTTCAATTCTTATTTTTCTAATTTGTTTTTCACTTTTTTCACAAAAAAAATATAAAAAAACATATTTTAAAAATGGTAACGTAAAAGAAGAAGGTTGGGTAGAAAACAATAATAAAGTTGCTTATTGGAAATTTTATCATAAAAATGGTAGCTTAAAAAAAGAAGGCCATTTTAAAAACAACATAGAAACTAATTATTGGTACTTTTACAAAAAAAACTCTACAAAAGAAAAAGAGGGACATTACAAAAAAGGTAAACAACAAAATTGGTGGTTATTTTATGATGAAAGTGGTTTTGTTAATCATAAATGTCAATTAAAAAATAATCAAAAAAATGGCTATTGTTTATTATACAAAAAGCAGAAATTGATTAAAGCTTTAAAATTCAAAAACGGTAAAAAAGTAAAAGAGTGGACTAATTTCTCATCTTTTAAAAACGAGAATAATTTGAAGGATTTAAATTAA
- a CDS encoding 4Fe-4S binding protein encodes MKAIKNIGLFIFLVGLIFFTSLLFTGKFKVTSGQFESTVKSKNIKSEWFINSLKMKVVDKEFDSQFELSSKIVEAIEASNTVHKKNNEWDKVIWDKPHSLSYDLLKPAGIGKIITNKGWYWFLTFGLGIIGALMFIIPDVILLGNPGIKNNGIYHHAATNKGWISMLAFVYLVGFYILLYFYPDFIVNWTYVLDPISQSLSGNLASQWFLYGFLYCTVMTVMAVRMYIKYRHNAYQIVRTTSVLFFQVAFAFIIPEILVRFNKPYFDFKNAFPLDYDFFFDWNINSLIANGNLGIFMLVWGIVLTLVIVPVMVYFYGKRWYCSWVCGCGGLAETLGDPYRQHSSKKLVAWKIERWLIHGVLVFALLMTAATLYTYFSGTDMILGIKTYDLQFYYGFLIGSVFSGVIGTGFYPIMGNRVWCRFGCPLAAYMGLVQRFKSRFRITTNGGQCISCGNCSTYCEQGIDVRAYAQKGENIVRSSCVGCGVCSAVCPRGVLKLENGPEDGRINPTEILLGNDVDLMELVNEK; translated from the coding sequence ATGAAAGCAATAAAAAATATAGGGTTATTTATTTTCTTGGTAGGTTTAATCTTCTTTACCTCTCTCCTTTTTACTGGTAAATTTAAAGTAACTTCAGGACAATTTGAATCTACAGTAAAAAGTAAAAATATAAAAAGCGAATGGTTTATTAATTCGCTTAAAATGAAAGTAGTTGATAAGGAATTCGATAGTCAATTTGAACTTTCTTCAAAGATTGTGGAAGCAATCGAAGCATCAAATACGGTACATAAAAAAAATAATGAATGGGATAAGGTAATTTGGGATAAACCACATAGTTTATCATACGATTTATTAAAACCTGCGGGAATTGGTAAAATAATAACAAACAAAGGTTGGTATTGGTTCTTAACTTTTGGTTTAGGAATTATTGGCGCACTAATGTTCATCATTCCTGATGTAATATTACTTGGAAACCCAGGGATAAAAAACAACGGAATTTATCATCATGCAGCAACCAATAAAGGTTGGATAAGTATGCTTGCTTTTGTTTATTTGGTAGGATTTTATATCCTCTTATATTTTTATCCAGATTTTATTGTTAATTGGACATATGTATTAGATCCAATAAGTCAGAGTTTAAGTGGTAATTTAGCAAGTCAATGGTTTTTATACGGATTTTTATATTGCACTGTTATGACTGTAATGGCAGTAAGAATGTATATAAAATATCGTCATAATGCCTATCAAATTGTAAGAACAACATCTGTATTATTTTTTCAAGTAGCATTTGCTTTTATCATTCCTGAAATATTAGTTCGATTTAATAAACCTTATTTCGACTTTAAAAATGCATTTCCCTTAGATTACGATTTTTTCTTCGATTGGAATATTAATAGTTTAATTGCCAACGGAAATCTTGGTATTTTCATGTTGGTTTGGGGAATCGTTTTAACGCTAGTTATTGTACCTGTAATGGTCTACTTTTATGGTAAAAGATGGTATTGTTCTTGGGTGTGTGGTTGTGGTGGTTTAGCAGAAACTTTAGGAGACCCGTATAGACAGCATTCTAGTAAAAAATTAGTTGCTTGGAAAATTGAACGTTGGTTAATTCATGGAGTTTTAGTATTTGCTTTATTAATGACTGCCGCTACATTGTATACTTATTTTTCTGGTACTGATATGATTTTAGGAATCAAAACTTATGATTTACAATTTTATTATGGATTCTTAATTGGATCTGTATTTTCAGGCGTAATTGGTACTGGTTTTTACCCAATAATGGGAAATAGAGTTTGGTGTAGATTTGGCTGTCCTTTAGCAGCTTATATGGGATTAGTGCAACGTTTTAAATCTCGATTTAGGATTACCACAAATGGAGGGCAATGTATTTCTTGCGGAAACTGTTCTACATACTGTGAACAAGGAATTGATGTAAGAGCTTACGCACAAAAAGGAGAAAACATTGTTCGATCTAGTTGTGTTGGATGTGGTGTTTGTTCTGCAGTGTGCCCTCGTGGGGTTTTAAAATTAGAAAACGGCCCAGAAGATGGACGTATAAATCCAACGGAAATTTTATTAGGTAATGATGTTGATTTAATGGAGCTAGTTAATGAAAAGTAA
- a CDS encoding NAD(P)/FAD-dependent oxidoreductase, with the protein MEHIAIIGNGISGITAARHIRKNSDKKITVISAESKYFFSRTALMYVYMGHMKFEHTQPYEDWFWQKNNIELKQGFVDNINTNDKILNFSNGTNLTYDKLIIATGSKPNKFGWPGQDLDGVMGMYHKQDLEKLEKFAPDNKECKRAVIVGGGLIGIELAEMLHSRNIPVTFLVREDSFWNGVLPEQESNMINKEILDNHIDLRLGVNLKEIKSDDLGRVKSIVIAETGEEIFCDVVGLTAGVSPNVSFLKESEINTNRGVLVNRFLETNIDGIYAIGDCAEQHEAIGERRNIEAVWYTGRMMGETVAQTICNKKTEYKPGHWFNSAKFMDIEYQTYGWVWAKSKENEARFYWEHEDGKKCIHINYDKKTHQFIGINTFGIRMRHEFFDKILTQKKSVEYVLEHLADANFDPEFYKLHEPEIVDKFNKENNTNINLKKKSWKRIFSKA; encoded by the coding sequence ATGGAACATATTGCAATAATAGGTAATGGAATCTCAGGAATTACCGCTGCAAGACATATTAGAAAGAATTCTGATAAAAAAATCACTGTGATTTCTGCAGAATCAAAGTACTTTTTTTCTAGAACAGCCTTAATGTACGTTTATATGGGGCATATGAAATTTGAACATACACAACCTTATGAAGATTGGTTTTGGCAAAAAAACAATATAGAACTCAAACAAGGATTTGTAGATAACATTAATACTAATGACAAGATTTTAAACTTTTCTAACGGCACTAATTTAACGTATGATAAATTAATTATTGCTACAGGATCTAAACCAAATAAATTTGGTTGGCCAGGGCAAGATTTAGATGGCGTTATGGGTATGTACCACAAACAAGATTTAGAAAAACTAGAAAAATTTGCACCAGATAATAAAGAGTGTAAAAGAGCAGTAATAGTTGGTGGTGGTTTAATTGGGATAGAACTTGCTGAAATGTTGCATAGTAGAAATATTCCCGTAACATTTTTAGTAAGAGAAGATAGTTTTTGGAATGGTGTTTTACCAGAACAAGAATCTAACATGATAAATAAAGAGATATTAGACAATCATATTGATTTACGTTTAGGCGTTAATTTAAAAGAAATAAAATCTGACGATCTCGGAAGAGTAAAATCAATTGTAATAGCTGAAACTGGTGAAGAAATTTTTTGCGATGTTGTTGGATTAACAGCCGGTGTTTCTCCTAACGTTAGTTTTTTAAAAGAAAGTGAAATTAATACAAATAGAGGTGTTTTAGTCAATCGTTTTTTGGAAACAAATATTGATGGAATTTATGCTATTGGTGATTGTGCAGAACAACATGAAGCTATTGGAGAGCGTAGAAATATTGAAGCAGTTTGGTATACCGGAAGAATGATGGGAGAAACTGTTGCACAAACCATTTGCAATAAAAAAACAGAATATAAACCAGGTCATTGGTTTAATTCTGCCAAATTTATGGATATAGAATACCAAACTTATGGTTGGGTTTGGGCAAAATCAAAAGAAAACGAAGCACGTTTTTATTGGGAACATGAAGATGGAAAAAAGTGTATTCATATTAATTATGATAAAAAAACACACCAATTTATTGGGATAAATACATTCGGAATTAGAATGCGTCATGAGTTTTTTGATAAAATTCTTACCCAAAAAAAATCGGTAGAATATGTGTTAGAACATTTAGCTGATGCAAATTTTGACCCAGAATTTTACAAACTTCATGAACCAGAAATTGTGGATAAATTCAATAAAGAAAACAATACAAACATCAACTTAAAAAAGAAAAGTTGGAAAAGAATTTTTAGTAAAGCATAA
- a CDS encoding transporter, with protein sequence MKNSIYKVLFTFIILISLNTYGQEDDTDTKSNIQTYTPSKLLDNGQWDIKFFNSVYTQTKQTDSGSKSVTIPRQNFFTSTVEFFTGINDNNRINIGAIVEFRSNTFNGRNAFSVFSFDGRAGLTTIAPAIKWQPLEKVGNFSIQTALHIPTISDEENTDGYLDQTAWSFQNRFFYDYTFPSGNWQIFTELNTEYSFGSDQSFANNTFLFSPGFFLSYFPSNESTILVFTQHLQRVGDFAQNGTSLGLGGKYQLTDVLNLEVLYSKFVRGNNFQGLGNTYSIGLRALF encoded by the coding sequence ATGAAAAATTCAATTTACAAAGTACTATTTACTTTTATCATTTTAATAAGTTTAAATACTTATGGACAAGAAGATGATACAGACACCAAAAGTAATATCCAAACGTACACTCCCTCTAAATTATTAGATAACGGACAATGGGATATTAAGTTTTTTAATAGTGTTTATACGCAAACAAAACAAACAGATTCGGGTAGTAAAAGTGTAACCATACCGAGACAGAATTTCTTTACATCAACCGTAGAGTTTTTTACTGGAATCAATGATAATAACAGAATAAATATTGGTGCTATTGTAGAATTTAGATCAAATACTTTTAATGGTAGAAATGCTTTTTCTGTCTTTAGTTTTGATGGAAGAGCAGGGTTAACTACGATTGCACCAGCAATTAAATGGCAGCCTCTTGAAAAAGTTGGAAATTTTTCTATTCAAACTGCATTACACATTCCTACAATAAGTGATGAAGAAAATACTGATGGATATTTAGATCAAACTGCTTGGTCATTTCAAAATAGATTTTTTTATGATTACACTTTTCCAAGCGGTAATTGGCAAATATTTACAGAGTTAAATACAGAGTATAGTTTTGGATCTGATCAAAGTTTTGCAAATAACACTTTTCTGTTTTCACCTGGGTTCTTTTTAAGCTATTTTCCAAGTAATGAATCTACCATACTTGTATTTACTCAACACTTGCAAAGAGTAGGAGATTTTGCTCAGAATGGAACATCTTTAGGTTTAGGTGGAAAGTATCAACTAACAGATGTTTTAAATTTAGAAGTTTTGTATAGTAAATTTGTTAGAGGAAATAATTTTCAAGGGTTAGGTAATACTTATAGTATTGGTTTAAGAGCTCTTTTCTAG
- a CDS encoding glycoside hydrolase: MKKYKLLFILLIQFSFGCQSQQQKINGISFVASGEKIIQKNVTPVANVSANYAALMPFGFIKNLAAPTINHNTNRQWFGETEKGIIQYGKLLQKNKIQLMIKPQIWVWHGEFTGNILMKSEEDWKVLEDSYRSFILTYAKAAEVLKAPIFCIGTELEKFALNRPRYWRHLIKEIRKLYKGKLTYAANWDEFKRIPFWDDLDFIGIDAYFPLTDKKSPTIEEFESGWNSHKKTISAVQKKYNKPVIFTEYGYRSVNFTGAKPWESNRVKDNVNLEAQINGYQALFNQFWKEKWFAGGFIWKWFHDYKKGGGLKNNRFTPQNKPVEKTIKQQYEN; the protein is encoded by the coding sequence ATGAAAAAATATAAACTCCTTTTTATACTACTGATACAATTTAGTTTTGGTTGCCAAAGTCAGCAGCAAAAAATAAATGGTATCAGTTTTGTTGCTTCTGGCGAAAAAATTATTCAAAAAAATGTTACACCAGTTGCAAATGTTTCAGCTAATTATGCTGCATTAATGCCGTTTGGTTTTATTAAAAATTTAGCAGCTCCTACAATTAATCATAATACAAATAGACAGTGGTTTGGCGAAACTGAAAAAGGAATTATTCAATACGGAAAATTACTTCAGAAGAACAAAATCCAATTAATGATTAAACCTCAAATTTGGGTTTGGCATGGCGAGTTTACTGGTAATATTTTAATGAAATCTGAAGAAGATTGGAAGGTTTTAGAAGATTCTTATCGTAGTTTTATTTTGACTTATGCTAAGGCTGCAGAAGTTTTAAAAGCTCCAATTTTTTGTATAGGAACTGAGTTAGAGAAATTTGCATTAAATAGACCAAGATATTGGCGTCATTTAATTAAAGAAATTAGAAAACTATATAAAGGAAAACTAACATATGCAGCAAATTGGGATGAATTTAAACGAATTCCGTTTTGGGATGATTTAGATTTTATTGGTATTGATGCTTATTTTCCTTTAACAGATAAAAAATCACCAACTATAGAAGAATTTGAAAGTGGATGGAATTCTCATAAAAAAACGATTAGTGCTGTTCAAAAGAAATATAACAAACCTGTTATTTTTACAGAATACGGATATAGAAGTGTAAATTTTACGGGTGCAAAGCCTTGGGAATCGAATAGAGTAAAAGATAATGTAAATTTAGAAGCTCAAATAAATGGATATCAAGCATTATTTAATCAGTTTTGGAAAGAAAAATGGTTTGCTGGAGGTTTTATTTGGAAATGGTTTCATGATTATAAAAAAGGTGGTGGTTTAAAAAATAATAGATTTACTCCACAAAATAAACCTGTAGAAAAAACGATAAAACAACAATATGAAAACTAA